From Candidatus Melainabacteria bacterium:
TCTTTCAAATAATCATAATTAGGCTTTGTTAGTGATGATAAATAAGCTACATCATAAAAATCTCTTCCCATTTTCATTTAGCTTTGAATCAAATATAATTTCTAAAAATTTATATTGAAGATATTCCCTAAGAATATTTCTCTTAAACACACGTACGTTTTCAGGATAATATTTTTCTAATGTATTTTTTCTTTTGCCACTCTTTTAAATTGTGGATGTTAAATTTAGGAGAGGTTTTTTTTATCTCTTTTTGAGAAAAGATAGGATAGTCTTTTTATTTTACTTTCGCTATTTCTTTTTCTTGAAGTGGGTGACCACTGCCTTTTAGCATTGTAAATGCATGAAGTATTCCTGGAAAAAGTGAATCAAGTGATTCACGTACTCCTTTTTTTGATCCAGGAAGATTTACTATAATTGTTCTTCCTCTGATTCCTGACTTTCCACGTGAGAGCATTGAGTATGGTGTTCTTTCTTGGCCATATGCTCGTGCTGCTTCTGGGATTCCTGGTATTTCTTTTTCAATAATTCCAAGCATTGCTTCTGGCATGTTGTCTCGTGGACTAAATCCAGTTCCACCGGTGGTCATTACTAGATTAACTTTTAAATTGTCTGTGTAATTTTTAATTGCTTCTTGAATTTGAGAAATATCATCTGAGACAATTTTGTAATCAATAACCTCAAACCCTTCTGCTTTTAAGGTGTCAACAATTAACCTGCCTGACAAGTCATCTTTTTTACCTTGAGAGATTGAATCAGATGCAACTAAAACACAAGCTCTAAGTGGGGTTTTATAGGCCTCTCTAAAATCAGATTTACCTCCTCTTTTATTTTCTAGTTTTATATTTATTATTTCCATTGACTTATCTAGCATCTTTAACATGTCGTAAAGATTAAGTGCAGCTACAGAAGCAGAAGTCAGGGCTTCCATTTCAACACCAGTTTTATATATTGCTTTAACAGATGTTGTAACAATAATTAAATCTTCCTTTAATTCAAAATCTACACTTATAAAATCTACTGGAAGGGGATGACAATAAGGAATAATCTGGCTTGTATTTTTTGCAGCTTGAATTGCTGCAACTTTGCTAACTTCAAGCGGGTTTCCTTTTGGAATTTTATTTTCTTTAATAAGATTTACTGTATTTGGATTAACTTTTAATACAGCACAAGCTGTGGCTTCCCTTAAGGTTGTAATTTTTTTTGATATATCTCGCATTTTTTATCCTTTCTTAATTCGAAAATCGAAACTTGACATTCGAAAATTGTAATCATCCTCCAATTTGAATCATGCACTGGTTTTCAATTTTAATAAGTTCATCTGCAGATTCATGTCCTATCTTTTTTAAGATTAAAGCAGTTTGAATCATTTGTGTTACTTCTGAATCTGTAGCACCATTTCTAATGGCATCTCGTAGACTTACTTCTGGTGAGTGAAACAAACAAGTTTTAATAGAACCATCTGCAGTAAGCCTGATTCGATTACAAGTGCTGCAAAAACTTTCTGTCATGGAAGTAATAAAACTAATTGTTCCTTGAAATCCTTCAATGCAAAAATCTTTTGCTATGTTTGTAGTCTTATTGTGTATAGGAATTAATTCATAATGTTCTTCAATTATTTTTTTCATTTCTAAATATGGAACGAACCTGGAATGCTCCCATTCGTTTCCTTTAAATGGCATGAACTCAATAAATCGAATATTTATTGGTTTATCTTTTAAGAAATAAACAAAATCTAAAATCTCATCTTCATTAATTCCTTTCATTACTACAACATTAAGTTTAAGCAGATTAAAACCCGCTTGGATTGCTGCATTAATACTTTCTAAGACATTGGTTAAACTATCTAGCTTTGTAATTTGTTTAAAACGTTCTTTTCTTAAAGTATCAAGGCTAATGTTTAAAGCATTAAGACCGCTTTTCTTTAAAGTAAAAACTTTATCTTTTAAAAGTACTGCATTTGTTGTCATTGCAAGTGTTTCAAGCCCATTAATTAAAGCAAGTTTTTCAACAAGCTCTTCAATATTTTTTCTTACTATTGGTTCACCACCAGTAAGTCGAATTTTTTTAATTCCCATATTAACAAAAAGTGTTGCAATTCTTCTTATTTCTTCATATGTAAGAATTTCTTTGTGTTCTTTCCATTTAATTCCACAAGATGGCATGCAGTAAATGCATTGGAGATTGCATCTATCTGTTATTGAAATACGTAGATAAGTATGTGCTCTCCCAAAACTATCAATTAATGTGTTCATTGTTTTATCTTTACAAAAAGATCACTTGGAGTATTTATACTTCTTAAAAAACTTTCTTGACTTTCTTGAATTGGAATCCAAGTTACACTTGGACAATCTACTATCATTTCATGCATTGCAGTTCTACCTTTTTGAATAGAATCTTTTACATGTGAAAGTATTGAAGCTGGATAATATCCAGGGAAAGGATTAATTTTTTTGTTGCCTGATGCTTTAAAAAGTTTAATTTTTTCTGGCTCTTCATCTTTTATAAGAAACTTAAGGATTTCTTGAGTAAGAAATGGTTGATCACATGCTACAACAAGATACTCAGTATCTAAGTTAGAGCTAAGAAGTGATTCAATTCCACCAATTGGTCCAAGATTAGGCAAGCGATCAGAAATAAATTTATTTTGTTTTGGGTAATAACCTTCACATTTACCAACAATAACAATACTTTTACAAATTGTTTGGAGTATGTCCATTACATGTTCAATCATAGGACGCAAGTCCCACAGGAGAACTCCTTCTTTAGGTCTACCCATTCTTTTACTTTGACCACCAGCAAGTATTGCTCCTGTGTGTTGCCAGTGAGATTGATTTTCAATAAACTTAGTCACCGAGATAATACTATCATGATAATTACAAATTTTTTAAGGCTTAGTCAAGTCATCCTTTAGATTAGTTTTTTTTATTTTTTCTCAGGATTATACTTAACATTGTTGTAAAGTGTTAATTAAAAATCTGTAGCACAAAAAAATTGGCATATTAACTTAGCAAGGAGGAAAAACAAATGGCAGTAGCAAGTGGTGCTCAAGATATTATGAAAAGCATGAAAGAAGATCTACAACGTGCTTTACAAAAACAAGAAAAAGATCGCAGTTGGGCAATGCTTATAGATATCAGAAAATGTACTGCTTGCAAGTCTTGTACTGCAGCATGTATAGTTGAAAATGCAACTCCTCCAAACGTAACTTATAGAAAAGTTTATGAACAAGAATGCAATATTTCAAATAGGCCACATGTTCAACCAATAGGTATGCCTGCAAACTGTATGCAATGTGCTAAACCACCATGTGTAAAAGCAGCTAACAGGGTAGTACGTGGAAGTTTTGTAAAAAGGCTAGATGGTATTGTAGCTATTGATTATAAAAAAACAAAAAAGCATGGGAAACAAGTTTTTAAAGCTGCTAAAAAAGTTTGTCCATATGCAAGTGCTCTTTATTTTGATGATGGTAAATACTTTGTTAACTCACCTGACGGGCCACAAACTTGGGAAGGAAGAACTACATATGAATACAATAAACTTTGGAGTAGGGATCAAATAGTTGGTTCACCAAGAAAATGTCATTTTTGTTTACACAGACTAACTATTGGAGAACTACCTGCTTGTGTTACCACTTGTATTGGAAAAGCAATGATGTTTGGTGACATAAATGATCCTGCTAGCTATGTTTCAAGTGTTCTTAAAAATGATGCAGCTAAAGTCTTAAGGATAAAAGAAAGATTTAAGACAGAACCAAGAGTTTATTATTTAAGTGAAACTCCTAAAGAGTGTGCAGATCAGCATTAATTAAAATAGAAGGAGAAAAAACAATGCAAAAGGTATCAAGGCGTGAATTCTTAAAAATGTCAGGTTTCATAACAGCAGCTACTCTCTTAGGAGACATTGATGATGTATTTGCTAAGGAAGTAGGGCCAGTTTTTGGATCAGTACCAGAAATTGATCTAAATAGTGCAATTGAAAAAGTTGCAAGTGCATGCTGGGTTGGGAAGCAAGACTGTGCACTTACTGCCTGGAAGGTAGATGGAAAAGTCATTAAGTTTGAAGGAAATGTTGAAGATCCAAGAACAGCAGG
This genomic window contains:
- a CDS encoding bifunctional molybdenum cofactor biosynthesis protein MoaC/MoaB; the encoded protein is MRDISKKITTLREATACAVLKVNPNTVNLIKENKIPKGNPLEVSKVAAIQAAKNTSQIIPYCHPLPVDFISVDFELKEDLIIVTTSVKAIYKTGVEMEALTSASVAALNLYDMLKMLDKSMEIINIKLENKRGGKSDFREAYKTPLRACVLVASDSISQGKKDDLSGRLIVDTLKAEGFEVIDYKIVSDDISQIQEAIKNYTDNLKVNLVMTTGGTGFSPRDNMPEAMLGIIEKEIPGIPEAARAYGQERTPYSMLSRGKSGIRGRTIIVNLPGSKKGVRESLDSLFPGILHAFTMLKGSGHPLQEKEIAKVK
- a CDS encoding molybdenum cofactor guanylyltransferase, translating into MTKFIENQSHWQHTGAILAGGQSKRMGRPKEGVLLWDLRPMIEHVMDILQTICKSIVIVGKCEGYYPKQNKFISDRLPNLGPIGGIESLLSSNLDTEYLVVACDQPFLTQEILKFLIKDEEPEKIKLFKASGNKKINPFPGYYPASILSHVKDSIQKGRTAMHEMIVDCPSVTWIPIQESQESFLRSINTPSDLFVKIKQ
- the moaA gene encoding GTP 3',8-cyclase MoaA, which gives rise to MNTLIDSFGRAHTYLRISITDRCNLQCIYCMPSCGIKWKEHKEILTYEEIRRIATLFVNMGIKKIRLTGGEPIVRKNIEELVEKLALINGLETLAMTTNAVLLKDKVFTLKKSGLNALNISLDTLRKERFKQITKLDSLTNVLESINAAIQAGFNLLKLNVVVMKGINEDEILDFVYFLKDKPINIRFIEFMPFKGNEWEHSRFVPYLEMKKIIEEHYELIPIHNKTTNIAKDFCIEGFQGTISFITSMTESFCSTCNRIRLTADGSIKTCLFHSPEVSLRDAIRNGATDSEVTQMIQTALILKKIGHESADELIKIENQCMIQIGG